Proteins encoded within one genomic window of Natator depressus isolate rNatDep1 chromosome 1, rNatDep2.hap1, whole genome shotgun sequence:
- the VAMP1 gene encoding vesicle-associated membrane protein 1 isoform X2, protein MSDPAQQSAPGAPEGGALGGGPPGPPPNMSSNLRLQQSQAQMEEVVSIMSVNVEKVLDRDIRLTEMDGKAEALEAGASVFKTSAGKLKRKYWWKNCKMMIMLGVICAIVMVAIVLYFCT, encoded by the exons AT GTCTGATCCAGCTCAGCAATCTGCTCCTGGGGCCCCAGAAGGGGGTGCTCTTGGTGGGGGTCCCCCTGGGCCTCCCCCCAACATGAGTAGTAACCTTCGGCTGCAGCAGTCCCAGGCCCAGATGGAGGAG gTGGTGAGCATAATGAGTGTGAATGTGGAGAAAGTGCTGGATCGAGACATCAGGCTGACCGAGATGGATGGCAAGGCAGAGGCACTTGAGGCTGGTGCCTCAGTGTTTAAAACTAGTGCAGGAAAGCTAAAGAGGAAGTACTGGTGGAAGAACTGTAAG ATGATGATCATGCTTGGAGTGATCTGTGCCATTGTGATGGTGGCGATTGTAC TTTACTTTTGTACTTGA
- the VAMP1 gene encoding vesicle-associated membrane protein 1 isoform X1, protein MSPCLIRSDPAQQSAPGAPEGGALGGGPPGPPPNMSSNLRLQQSQAQMEEVVSIMSVNVEKVLDRDIRLTEMDGKAEALEAGASVFKTSAGKLKRKYWWKNCKMMIMLGVICAIVMVAIVRKYHMESEWRVREPPTLGKCHLLPFG, encoded by the exons ATGTCTCCTTGTCTCATCAGGTCTGATCCAGCTCAGCAATCTGCTCCTGGGGCCCCAGAAGGGGGTGCTCTTGGTGGGGGTCCCCCTGGGCCTCCCCCCAACATGAGTAGTAACCTTCGGCTGCAGCAGTCCCAGGCCCAGATGGAGGAG gTGGTGAGCATAATGAGTGTGAATGTGGAGAAAGTGCTGGATCGAGACATCAGGCTGACCGAGATGGATGGCAAGGCAGAGGCACTTGAGGCTGGTGCCTCAGTGTTTAAAACTAGTGCAGGAAAGCTAAAGAGGAAGTACTGGTGGAAGAACTGTAAG ATGATGATCATGCTTGGAGTGATCTGTGCCATTGTGATGGTGGCGATTGTACGTAAGTACCATATGGAATCTGAGTGGAGGGTCAGGGAGCCCCCAACTCTTGGAAAATGCCACCTTCTCCCTTTTGGTTAA
- the VAMP1 gene encoding vesicle-associated membrane protein 1 isoform X3, with protein sequence MSDPAQQSAPGAPEGGALGGGPPGPPPNMSSNLRLQQSQAQMEEVVSIMSVNVEKVLDRDIRLTEMDGKAEALEAGASVFKTSAGKLKRKYWWKNCKMMIMLGVICAIVMVAIVL encoded by the exons AT GTCTGATCCAGCTCAGCAATCTGCTCCTGGGGCCCCAGAAGGGGGTGCTCTTGGTGGGGGTCCCCCTGGGCCTCCCCCCAACATGAGTAGTAACCTTCGGCTGCAGCAGTCCCAGGCCCAGATGGAGGAG gTGGTGAGCATAATGAGTGTGAATGTGGAGAAAGTGCTGGATCGAGACATCAGGCTGACCGAGATGGATGGCAAGGCAGAGGCACTTGAGGCTGGTGCCTCAGTGTTTAAAACTAGTGCAGGAAAGCTAAAGAGGAAGTACTGGTGGAAGAACTGTAAG ATGATGATCATGCTTGGAGTGATCTGTGCCATTGTGATGGTGGCGATTGTAC
- the MRPL51 gene encoding large ribosomal subunit protein mL51 — protein sequence MGPLLQLARWGLLGRSLSLVQAARSLHCGVSSWIHVKLPPEPKEVDRWTEKRALFGVYDNIGILGDFHIHPKDLITGPRWLQGWRGNELQRCIRKKQIVGHRMFEQDYKNLNKRIRFLYRRFNRTGKHR from the exons ATGGGGCCTCTGCTGCAGCTGGCAAGATGGGGCCTCTTGGGCCGTAGTCTGTCTCTGGTCCAGGCCGCGAGGAGCCTTCACTGTG GGGTCTCCAGCTGGATCCATGTGAAGTTGCCCCCTGAACCTAAAGAGGTTGATCGCTGGACAGAGAAACGAGCCTTATTTGGGGTCTATGACAATATAGGAATTCTAG GAGACTTCCACATTCACCCCAAGGACTTGATCACAGGGCCCAGGTGGCTGCAAGGCTGGAGGGGAAATGAGCTACAAAGATGCATCCGCAAGAAGCAAATTGTAGGACACCGAATGTTTGAACAGGATTACAAGAACCTTAACAAAAGGATCAGGTTCCTGTACAGACGCTTCAACCGCACTGGAAAGCACCGCTAG